The segment GTCGCTGAGGGAGCCCAGCATCCGGTAGGCGACCGCGCGCAAATGACCGCGCTGGGTCTCGAACCGTTCCGCCAGCCGGTCCTGCTCGTCCATCGGTCACCTTCCGTCGTCCCGCTCCGTCACCTTGATGACGGACCCCACCGAGCCGAGGTGACCGGGCACCGCGGTCCGGACCGAATACGGTCCAGCGACCGCCCCGTCCCGGCGCCGAGGAGGACCCACCATGAGCAGTACTCTGCCGACCACCCCCGACCAGCCGCTGCTGTGGCGCGCGGAACTCGGGGACCTCACGTTGCCCAACCGGGTGGTGATGGCCCCGCTCACCCGGGCCCGCGTGGCCAACGACGCCCTCGTACCAACGGAGTTGATCGCCACCTACTACGGCCAGCGGGCCACCGCCGGGCTGATCATCACCGAGGGGACCTGGGTCAGCGAACGGGCCATCGGCTTCGTCAACGTACCCGGCATCTACCGCGAGGAGCAGATCGCCGGGTGGCGGCGGGTCACCGGCCTCGTGCATGCCCTCGGCGGCCGTATCGTGCTCCAGCTTTGGCACACCGGCGCCGCCTCGCACCCCGATCACCTGGGCGGAGAGCTGCCCGGCGGGCCGTCAGCGGTCAATCCCCGTACGAAGTCCTTCACCGCCGACGGGTTCAAGGACACGGTCACTCCCCGGGAAATGACCACCGCCGATATCGCGGCGACGGTCGACGACTTCCGGGCCGCCGCAGCGAACGCGCGGCGTGCGGGCTTCGACGGGGTCGAGATCGGTGCCCTTGGCGCCTTTCTGATCACGCAGTTCCTCAACCCCCGTCTGAACCTCCGCACCGACGCCTACGGCGGCGACCCTGCCGGCCGGAGACGGCTGCTGCTGGAGATCGTCGACGCGGTGGCCGAGCCGTGGCCGGGCCGGCGCGTCGGTGTCCGCCTGGGTCCCTACTGGAGCGACGGGGACCGGTTCCGGGCCGACGAGGAGACACTCACCGACTACGACGCCCTGGTGACGGAGCTCAACGACCGTCCCGTGGCCTACCTGCATCTGCGGGGCCCGGACCGCACGGCGGCGGACGGCGGGCCCGACCTCGCGGCGCTCGCACGCTACCGGCGCCGGTTCGACGGTCCCCTGGTCGCGAACAACGGCTTCGACCGCGAGTCGGGGAACGCCGTCATCGAGGCCGGAATCGCCGACGCCGTGTCCTTCGGCACCCACTTCATCGCCAACCCCGACCTCGTCACCCGGTTCGCCCTGCGCCGGGCGCCGGCCGTCAGCGACCCGGCCACGTACTACACCGGCGGGGCCGAGGGCTATGTCGACCACATCCCGTCGGGCAGTCCCGCCCGGGCCGTGGAGGCGCTCGCCCCCTGAGGACGA is part of the Streptomyces platensis genome and harbors:
- a CDS encoding alkene reductase, with amino-acid sequence MSSTLPTTPDQPLLWRAELGDLTLPNRVVMAPLTRARVANDALVPTELIATYYGQRATAGLIITEGTWVSERAIGFVNVPGIYREEQIAGWRRVTGLVHALGGRIVLQLWHTGAASHPDHLGGELPGGPSAVNPRTKSFTADGFKDTVTPREMTTADIAATVDDFRAAAANARRAGFDGVEIGALGAFLITQFLNPRLNLRTDAYGGDPAGRRRLLLEIVDAVAEPWPGRRVGVRLGPYWSDGDRFRADEETLTDYDALVTELNDRPVAYLHLRGPDRTAADGGPDLAALARYRRRFDGPLVANNGFDRESGNAVIEAGIADAVSFGTHFIANPDLVTRFALRRAPAVSDPATYYTGGAEGYVDHIPSGSPARAVEALAP